The Candidatus Limnocylindrales bacterium genome has a segment encoding these proteins:
- a CDS encoding SOS response-associated peptidase, whose protein sequence is MCGRYTQTRETEALQARFKFEPTDIVLHPRYNLAPGQDAPVIVQEESRVLKLMHWGLVPSWAKETSTGYKMINARAETLTQKPSFKKSFQRRRCLVPADGFYEWRKNGGRAKTPLRFVLKSGDPFAFAGLWDIWQGSDEDATEGNNRLLLLSFTIITTEANDLIRPIHDRMPVILQPKDEDTWLDPDLKDVNKLASLLVPYPSDKMMGYEVSSLVNSPQNDTPECLLERRV, encoded by the coding sequence ATGTGTGGACGTTATACCCAAACCCGAGAGACGGAAGCTTTACAGGCCCGTTTTAAATTTGAGCCTACAGACATTGTACTCCATCCCAGATATAATCTGGCCCCGGGACAGGACGCTCCGGTAATTGTCCAGGAGGAGTCCAGGGTCCTCAAGCTCATGCATTGGGGTCTGGTCCCATCCTGGGCAAAAGAAACCTCCACCGGCTATAAGATGATCAACGCCCGGGCAGAAACCCTTACCCAAAAACCCAGTTTTAAGAAGTCTTTTCAGCGCAGGCGTTGCCTGGTTCCGGCCGATGGTTTCTATGAATGGCGTAAAAATGGCGGTCGGGCCAAAACTCCTCTACGTTTTGTACTCAAAAGCGGAGACCCTTTCGCTTTTGCAGGTCTCTGGGATATATGGCAGGGATCTGACGAAGACGCAACAGAAGGTAACAACCGCTTGTTGCTGCTTTCCTTTACCATCATTACAACAGAAGCCAACGATCTGATTCGTCCGATTCATGATCGAATGCCGGTTATACTCCAACCAAAAGATGAAGATACCTGGTTAGATCCGGATTTGAAGGATGTTAACAAACTGGCTTCTCTGTTAGTACCTTATCCATCGGATAAAATGATGGGGTACGAAGTCTCCTCTCTGGTAAATTCACCTCAAAACGATACCCCTGAGTGCCTGTTAGAAAGGAGGGTATAG
- a CDS encoding cupin domain-containing protein yields MNNLKPDRSEIEKNWRARGFSCDLWVDPPGRVWKDYIHSVDELLMVLEGEIELEMQGKTFRPKVGEEVLIPARTLHTVRNVGSTTSRWLYGYKEHP; encoded by the coding sequence ATGAATAATCTCAAACCGGATAGAAGTGAAATCGAGAAAAACTGGCGGGCCCGGGGATTTAGCTGTGATCTTTGGGTTGATCCCCCCGGACGGGTCTGGAAAGATTATATTCATTCCGTGGATGAGCTTTTGATGGTCCTGGAAGGAGAGATTGAACTGGAAATGCAGGGAAAGACCTTTCGTCCCAAGGTAGGGGAGGAAGTACTCATCCCGGCCAGAACCCTGCACACCGTTCGTAACGTAGGAAGTACGACTTCCCGATGGCTTTACGGTTATAAGGAGCATCCCTGA
- a CDS encoding PQQ-binding-like beta-propeller repeat protein, whose translation MDRILRRLAVKYFVLVLFLTGITGWVHAQPVTDIMLAANPGESWLHANGNWAGHRYSTLTQLNPESIKGLKLAWIYSLGGKTDAQNTPLYHDGLVYVAQDNTVFALDAHSGKRVWKYTHKLPEDWGGYNVPFITGKHRGLAIYGEYIYFLSNDAKLHAIHYKTGQAKFVKDYPDFPYPKDFEKSKDANGYATTVGPLAIPGQIIVPMNGTDFGGLPGYVLGVNPENGNMLWKANMIPGPGEVGYETWPQGSHEWGGAGPWITGTWDPELKMYFTGTANAYPWNPKNRGKGLMENLGAAGIVAVNTDTGKTVWRYSAVPGDPWDFDTPQTPLIIEIEGRKTLVQPNKTGFIHYLDPKTGKFLRAVPFADKITWIKGYDPEGKPISQIDLPVEGGPTIEVWPSLLGGVNMYPSAYNPKTGYIYLAAVNAGMKYGFEDIKVISNVRHFGAYQEFIWGYEVDQARDVKSGREVWRDQKSKHGFAGGMLTTAGNLTFYTTQGGVFQGVNATTGEILYAFNLGTTAYSGPITFMVDGKQCVVQVAGGSPEKFGYKEHNLEHGSLVAAFCLE comes from the coding sequence ATGGACCGTATTTTAAGGAGACTCGCAGTAAAGTATTTTGTTTTAGTGCTTTTCCTCACAGGTATTACCGGTTGGGTGCACGCACAACCCGTAACAGATATCATGCTGGCGGCTAATCCAGGTGAATCCTGGCTCCATGCCAACGGCAACTGGGCAGGACATCGCTACAGTACCTTAACCCAACTAAACCCGGAGAGCATCAAGGGTCTCAAGCTTGCCTGGATTTACTCATTAGGGGGAAAAACCGATGCCCAGAATACACCGCTCTATCATGATGGACTGGTATATGTTGCCCAAGACAATACCGTGTTTGCCCTGGATGCCCATTCTGGGAAACGGGTATGGAAGTATACCCACAAGCTTCCTGAAGATTGGGGTGGATACAACGTTCCCTTCATCACAGGTAAACATCGGGGCTTAGCTATTTACGGGGAATATATTTACTTCCTGTCTAACGATGCCAAACTCCACGCCATCCATTACAAAACGGGTCAGGCAAAGTTCGTAAAGGATTATCCGGACTTTCCTTACCCCAAGGACTTCGAAAAATCTAAGGATGCAAACGGCTATGCAACGACCGTTGGTCCCCTGGCAATCCCTGGCCAGATTATTGTACCTATGAACGGGACAGACTTCGGTGGACTCCCCGGATATGTGCTGGGTGTAAATCCAGAGAACGGCAACATGTTATGGAAAGCCAACATGATCCCAGGACCGGGGGAAGTAGGATACGAGACCTGGCCTCAGGGGAGCCATGAGTGGGGTGGAGCAGGTCCCTGGATTACCGGTACCTGGGATCCTGAGCTGAAAATGTACTTTACAGGGACGGCCAATGCTTATCCCTGGAATCCTAAAAACCGGGGTAAGGGATTAATGGAAAACCTGGGGGCTGCAGGTATTGTGGCAGTTAATACAGATACCGGCAAGACGGTCTGGCGCTATAGTGCTGTCCCTGGGGATCCCTGGGACTTTGATACGCCACAGACTCCGTTGATTATAGAGATCGAAGGACGAAAGACCCTTGTCCAGCCAAACAAGACCGGTTTTATCCACTATCTGGATCCGAAGACCGGAAAATTCCTGAGAGCCGTACCTTTCGCCGATAAGATTACCTGGATTAAAGGATATGATCCGGAAGGAAAACCCATCAGCCAGATCGACCTGCCTGTAGAAGGGGGGCCGACGATTGAGGTATGGCCCAGCTTGCTGGGTGGCGTGAACATGTATCCTTCAGCGTATAATCCTAAGACGGGTTATATCTATCTGGCAGCGGTCAATGCCGGAATGAAGTATGGATTCGAGGATATTAAGGTCATCAGCAACGTCCGACATTTCGGTGCGTATCAGGAATTCATCTGGGGATACGAGGTGGATCAGGCCAGGGACGTCAAGTCGGGTAGAGAAGTCTGGAGGGATCAAAAGAGTAAACATGGATTTGCCGGTGGAATGCTGACCACAGCCGGAAATCTGACCTTCTACACAACCCAGGGGGGTGTCTTTCAAGGTGTAAATGCCACTACCGGTGAAATCCTATACGCC